In a single window of the Anabas testudineus chromosome 17, fAnaTes1.2, whole genome shotgun sequence genome:
- the LOC113171389 gene encoding uncharacterized protein LOC113171389, translated as MRLLRRADVKILCQLMTVHEGIEDMRWMMENHGVSTSRGSSLASSLSSLVTVEEFGPCISPCRESPSPSPVCLQDLTETTGEESEEQQQQPHTDDGDSNNKSYFNVLSPKDSEARAPRPSTAKFGVVLSSHAQASTNPACGLEKSQTQDLASPLQSIKTNANTIRRALLRSSRLRKEVTEDTSSVIFTKPSGETRREHQAQESFRASQSKTVEDNSTLSAQEDLLDYDAKWCWVASQDDVTFL; from the exons ATG AGGTTGCTGCGTCGAGCTGACGTGAAGATACTGTGCCAGCTGATGACTGTGCACGAGGGTATCGAAGACATGCGTTGGATGATGGAGAATCACGGGGTGTCAACCAGCCGCGGCAGCAGCTTAGCAAGCAGTCTGAGCAGCCTGGTGACTGTGGAGGAGTTTGGGCCCTGCATTTCTCCCTGCAG GGAAAGCCCAAGTCCAAGTCCAGTCTGCCTTCAGGATTTGACTGAAACCACTGGGGAGGAATcggaagaacaacaacaacaaccacacactGATGATGGTGATTCAAACAACAAGAGCTATTTTAACGTGCTGAGCCCCAAAGACAGTGAAGCAAGAGCACCTCGTCCTTCCACTGCTAAATTTGGAGTCGTTTTGTCATCACATGCTCAGGCATCCACTAATCCTGCCTGTGGTTTGGAGAAGTCACAAACACAAGACCTGGCAAGTCCATTACAATCCATCAAAACTAATGCCAACACCATCAGAAGGGCTCTGCTAAGATCTAGCAGACTAAGAAAAGAGGTGACAGAAGACACTAGCAGCGTTATCTTCACTAAACCGTCAGGGGAGACGCGGAGAGAGCACCAAGCTCAGGAGAGTTTCAGAGCCTCTCAGAGCAAAACCGTAGAAGACAACAGCACACTAAGTGCACAGGAGGATTTGCTGGACTACGATGCTAAGTGGTGCTGGGTGGCGTCACAAGACGATGTGACATTTTTATGA
- the si:ch211-188c16.1 gene encoding uncharacterized protein si:ch211-188c16.1 isoform X2 gives MEERPINFKALMAKFQEEALLAQSKTSRPAVAEKPKLLPPPGGPCSSTVTSINSAVEHKIAGVVFRDGLGASGSKRPISFPPLPQKTSPSPPFTNGDSTTRQSLKERHMPLVLPFLSVKEQKSESQMKREQKLESEQGKEVLPPPKIKKKGLLLPFKSAKAAKVSTENGEDPTYAELTTRPASAPGELPSVEKLTTEEGSSIHNDQSTAERPLSSPDVMTSPYPVETNALENKIISTLERAKKKFSCQPMLISTKAKSLLSPDHTSRVKAVYSPPENNESVKSDLNTSPPVCLPHIACISARPFSKANNCARKSPLDKQFSRDKAQPFSVRAVEPFPPSVPLRKPLPDLKSLGPPPAKPRRPPLVDLIRYYTVNEVSPGLSQGLPDDPESERPSISNTVLDAPDFPDFENSETETAVRDAVDIAGLELEALTLVSTQLLLPPDFEVTDFKEPQLDSLVGHPTEPSLYSVNQELNLGSHSIIPLDPASFPEPTNLSEFLEPVAPEQWSQSEEVIVDLSSNSPADENDLGAAEGHSATEETESSNPVVLKNGIQQHTSVYQQDIYFDRSDNLYEDVDINKHILGHNARKRNLSLKNPYAESQPMKEEMCPIMWSRNSRKERQSPNVADHKEQKKKEKQRLEKEKKEQKEREKKENEMKKKFKVTGHEEPMYHAKVMVASKVRKNDLPVKSGDTVSIIRTTNCPKGKWLARDTNQKYGYISVMNVELNIKDMLELGKKAQAAGRGGNVEADTISIGSRSSNHPVLTSSFTDDSEEWSCEDETLSPSNESHCPRQTSSMPDMSCGHVSAQHTLSDANLEDLHTQNRHEALQKLAIFFQHSKDEFADVLDGEGATPTNSEPPNFLCAVEEPPYLEQEADLTELELFPPPPLYADTL, from the exons ATGGAAGAG CGACCAATCAACTTCAAAGCTTTGATGGCCAAGTTTCAAGAAGAGGCCCTTCTGGCTCAATCCAAAACCAGTCGACCAGCTGTTGCAGAGAAACCCAAACTCCTTCCACCTCCTGGCGGTCCCTGCAGCTCCACTGTTACCAGCATTAACAGTGCTGTAGAACACAAGATTGCTGGGGTCGTCTTCAGAGATGGACTCGGGGCATCTGGCAGCAAGCGACCAATTTCCTTTCCACCACTACCTCAGAAGACTTCCCCCTCACCTCCATTTACCAATGGAGACAGTACAACAAGGCAGTCCCTCAAAGAGCGACACATGCCTTTGGTGCTCCCATTCCTGTCAGTGAAAGAGCAGAAGTCAGAATCACAGATGAAAAGGGAGCAGAAACTGGAGTCTGAGCAAGGAAAAGAGGTCCTGCCACCACCTAAAATCAAAAAGAAGGGTTTGCTGCTTCCATTCAAGTCAGCCAAAGCAGCAAAAGTCAGTACAGAAAATGGAGAAGATCCCACATATGCTGAGTTGACCACTAGACCTGCTAGTGCTCCTGGTGAGTTGCCCTCTGTGGAAAAACTAACCACAGAAGAGGGGAGCTCGATTCATAACGACCAGTCGACCGCTGAGCGCCCCCTTTCGAGCCCAGATGTTATGACCTCCCCTTATCCTGTGGAGACAAATGCGCTCGAAAACAAAATCATTAGCACCTTGGAGAGGGCCAAGAAGAAGTTCTCATGCCAGCCGATGTTGATCTCCACCAAAGCCAAGAGCTTACTTTCCCCTGACCACACCTCAAGAGTCAAGGCAGTCTATTCGCCAccagaaaacaatgaaagtgTTAAGTCTGACCTAAATACATCCCCACCAGTTTGTCTTCCACACATTGCTTGTATTTCAGCCCGGCCATTCTCCAAAGCCAACAACTGTGCACGCA AGTCTCCATTGGATAAGCAGTTTAGCAGGGATAAAGCTCAACCTTTCTCTGTGAGAGCTGTTGAACCTTTTCCACCCTCTGTTCCTCTGAGGAAGCCTCTGCCTGACCTGAAGTCACTGGGGCCTCCTCCAGCAAAGCCCCGCAGACCTCCATTAGTGGATCTCATCCGCTACTACACAGTCAATG AGGTGTCACCAGGTCTTAGCCAAGGTCTACCTGATGATCCAGAATCTGAGCGCCCATCAATCTCCAACACTGTACTGGATGCTCCTGATTTTCCAGACTTTGAGAATTCCGAGACTGAGACCGCAGTGAGAGATGCTGTTGATATTGCAGGGTTAGAACTGGAGGCTTTAACTTTAGTCAGCACCCAACTTCTTTTACCACCTGACTTTGAGGTCACCGACTTTAAAGAACCACAACTTGACTCATTGGTGGGTCATCCCACAGAGCCCAGTTTGTACTCTGTCAACCAAGAACTGAACCTTGGCAGTCACAGCATAATACCCCTGGATCCAGCCAGCTTTCCTGAACCAACAAACCTTTCAGAGTTCTTAGAGCCTGTTGCACCAGAGCAGTGGTCTCAGAGTGAGGAGGTGATTGTAGACCTCTCTTCTAACTCTCCAGCTGACGAGAATGATCTGGGAGCTGCTGAGGGCCACTCTGCCACCGAGGAAACTGAGTCTAGTAACCCTGTAGTGTTGAAGAATGGCATACAGCAACATACAAG tgTTTATCAGCAGGACATTTACTTTGACAGGTCTGACAATCTGTATGAGGATGTAGACATCAACAAGCACATCCTGGGCCACAACGCTCGGAAACGCAATTTAAGTCTGAAGA ATCCATATGCTGAGAGCCAACCTATG AAGGAGGAGATGTGTCCTATCATGTGGTCGCGGAATTCCCG CAAGGAACGCCAAAGCCCCAACGTTGCTGACCATaaggaacagaagaagaaggagaagcagcggctggagaaggagaaaaaggagcaaaaggaaagagagaagaaggaaaacgaaatgaaaaaaaagttcaaa GTGACGGGTCACGAGGAGCCAATGTATCACGCAAAGGTCATGGTGGCCAGTAAGGTTCGCAAGAATGACCTGCCTGTGAAGAGTGGGGACACAGTCAGCATCATCCGCACCACCAACTGCCCCAAAGGCAAATGGCTGGCCCGAGACACTAACCAAAAAT ATGGTTATATTTCAGTCATGAATGTGGAGCTGAATATCAAGGATATGCTGGAACTTGGCAAAAAGGCCCAAGCAGCAGGACGAGGTGGCAATGTGGAAGCAGATACTATAAGCATTGGGAGCAG atctTCAAATCATCCTGTATTAACAAGCAGCT TCACAGATGACAGCGAGGAGTGGTCCTGTGAAGATGAGACTCTCTCACCCTCCAACGAAAGCCA CTGTCCCAGGCAGACTTCTTCCATGCCTGACATGT CTTGTGGCCATGTCAGCGCTCAGCACACTCTGAGCGATGCCAACCTGGAGgacctacacacaca GAACAGACATGAAGCTCTGCAGAAACTAGCCATCTTCTTCCAACACAGCAAAGATGAATTTGCTGATGTTCTCGATGGTGAAGGAGCAACGCCCACAAA TTCCGAGCCACCAA ACTTCTTGTGTGCTGTGGAGGAGCCACCATATCT GGAGCAGGAGGCTGATTTAACAGAGTTGGAACTCTTTCCTCCCCCACCTCTATATGCTGACACTTTATAA
- the si:ch211-188c16.1 gene encoding uncharacterized protein si:ch211-188c16.1 isoform X3, with protein MEERPINFKALMAKFQEEALLAQSKTSRPAVAEKPKLLPPPGGPCSSTVTSINSAVEHKIAGVVFRDGLGASGSKRPISFPPLPQKTSPSPPFTNGDSTTRQSLKERHMPLVLPFLSVKEQKSESQMKREQKLESEQGKEVLPPPKIKKKGLLLPFKSAKAAKVSTENGEDPTYAELTTRPASAPGELPSVEKLTTEEGSSIHNDQSTAERPLSSPDVMTSPYPVETNALENKIISTLERAKKKFSCQPMLISTKAKSLLSPDHTSRVKAVYSPPENNESVKSDLNTSPPVCLPHIACISARPFSKANNCARKSPLDKQFSRDKAQPFSVRAVEPFPPSVPLRKPLPDLKSLGPPPAKPRRPPLVDLIRYYTVNEVSPGLSQGLPDDPESERPSISNTVLDAPDFPDFENSETETAVRDAVDIAGLELEALTLVSTQLLLPPDFEVTDFKEPQLDSLVGHPTEPSLYSVNQELNLGSHSIIPLDPASFPEPTNLSEFLEPVAPEQWSQSEEVIVDLSSNSPADENDLGAAEGHSATEETESSNPVVLKNGIQQHTRSDNLYEDVDINKHILGHNARKRNLSLKNPYAESQPMKEEMCPIMWSRNSRKERQSPNVADHKEQKKKEKQRLEKEKKEQKEREKKENEMKKKFKVTGHEEPMYHAKVMVASKVRKNDLPVKSGDTVSIIRTTNCPKGKWLARDTNQKYGYISVMNVELNIKDMLELGKKAQAAGRGGNVEADTISIGSRSSNHPVLTSSCEFTDDSEEWSCEDETLSPSNESHCPRQTSSMPDMSCGHVSAQHTLSDANLEDLHTQNRHEALQKLAIFFQHSKDEFADVLDGEGATPTNSEPPNFLCAVEEPPYLEQEADLTELELFPPPPLYADTL; from the exons ATGGAAGAG CGACCAATCAACTTCAAAGCTTTGATGGCCAAGTTTCAAGAAGAGGCCCTTCTGGCTCAATCCAAAACCAGTCGACCAGCTGTTGCAGAGAAACCCAAACTCCTTCCACCTCCTGGCGGTCCCTGCAGCTCCACTGTTACCAGCATTAACAGTGCTGTAGAACACAAGATTGCTGGGGTCGTCTTCAGAGATGGACTCGGGGCATCTGGCAGCAAGCGACCAATTTCCTTTCCACCACTACCTCAGAAGACTTCCCCCTCACCTCCATTTACCAATGGAGACAGTACAACAAGGCAGTCCCTCAAAGAGCGACACATGCCTTTGGTGCTCCCATTCCTGTCAGTGAAAGAGCAGAAGTCAGAATCACAGATGAAAAGGGAGCAGAAACTGGAGTCTGAGCAAGGAAAAGAGGTCCTGCCACCACCTAAAATCAAAAAGAAGGGTTTGCTGCTTCCATTCAAGTCAGCCAAAGCAGCAAAAGTCAGTACAGAAAATGGAGAAGATCCCACATATGCTGAGTTGACCACTAGACCTGCTAGTGCTCCTGGTGAGTTGCCCTCTGTGGAAAAACTAACCACAGAAGAGGGGAGCTCGATTCATAACGACCAGTCGACCGCTGAGCGCCCCCTTTCGAGCCCAGATGTTATGACCTCCCCTTATCCTGTGGAGACAAATGCGCTCGAAAACAAAATCATTAGCACCTTGGAGAGGGCCAAGAAGAAGTTCTCATGCCAGCCGATGTTGATCTCCACCAAAGCCAAGAGCTTACTTTCCCCTGACCACACCTCAAGAGTCAAGGCAGTCTATTCGCCAccagaaaacaatgaaagtgTTAAGTCTGACCTAAATACATCCCCACCAGTTTGTCTTCCACACATTGCTTGTATTTCAGCCCGGCCATTCTCCAAAGCCAACAACTGTGCACGCA AGTCTCCATTGGATAAGCAGTTTAGCAGGGATAAAGCTCAACCTTTCTCTGTGAGAGCTGTTGAACCTTTTCCACCCTCTGTTCCTCTGAGGAAGCCTCTGCCTGACCTGAAGTCACTGGGGCCTCCTCCAGCAAAGCCCCGCAGACCTCCATTAGTGGATCTCATCCGCTACTACACAGTCAATG AGGTGTCACCAGGTCTTAGCCAAGGTCTACCTGATGATCCAGAATCTGAGCGCCCATCAATCTCCAACACTGTACTGGATGCTCCTGATTTTCCAGACTTTGAGAATTCCGAGACTGAGACCGCAGTGAGAGATGCTGTTGATATTGCAGGGTTAGAACTGGAGGCTTTAACTTTAGTCAGCACCCAACTTCTTTTACCACCTGACTTTGAGGTCACCGACTTTAAAGAACCACAACTTGACTCATTGGTGGGTCATCCCACAGAGCCCAGTTTGTACTCTGTCAACCAAGAACTGAACCTTGGCAGTCACAGCATAATACCCCTGGATCCAGCCAGCTTTCCTGAACCAACAAACCTTTCAGAGTTCTTAGAGCCTGTTGCACCAGAGCAGTGGTCTCAGAGTGAGGAGGTGATTGTAGACCTCTCTTCTAACTCTCCAGCTGACGAGAATGATCTGGGAGCTGCTGAGGGCCACTCTGCCACCGAGGAAACTGAGTCTAGTAACCCTGTAGTGTTGAAGAATGGCATACAGCAACATACAAG GTCTGACAATCTGTATGAGGATGTAGACATCAACAAGCACATCCTGGGCCACAACGCTCGGAAACGCAATTTAAGTCTGAAGA ATCCATATGCTGAGAGCCAACCTATG AAGGAGGAGATGTGTCCTATCATGTGGTCGCGGAATTCCCG CAAGGAACGCCAAAGCCCCAACGTTGCTGACCATaaggaacagaagaagaaggagaagcagcggctggagaaggagaaaaaggagcaaaaggaaagagagaagaaggaaaacgaaatgaaaaaaaagttcaaa GTGACGGGTCACGAGGAGCCAATGTATCACGCAAAGGTCATGGTGGCCAGTAAGGTTCGCAAGAATGACCTGCCTGTGAAGAGTGGGGACACAGTCAGCATCATCCGCACCACCAACTGCCCCAAAGGCAAATGGCTGGCCCGAGACACTAACCAAAAAT ATGGTTATATTTCAGTCATGAATGTGGAGCTGAATATCAAGGATATGCTGGAACTTGGCAAAAAGGCCCAAGCAGCAGGACGAGGTGGCAATGTGGAAGCAGATACTATAAGCATTGGGAGCAG atctTCAAATCATCCTGTATTAACAAGCAGCTGTGAGT TCACAGATGACAGCGAGGAGTGGTCCTGTGAAGATGAGACTCTCTCACCCTCCAACGAAAGCCA CTGTCCCAGGCAGACTTCTTCCATGCCTGACATGT CTTGTGGCCATGTCAGCGCTCAGCACACTCTGAGCGATGCCAACCTGGAGgacctacacacaca GAACAGACATGAAGCTCTGCAGAAACTAGCCATCTTCTTCCAACACAGCAAAGATGAATTTGCTGATGTTCTCGATGGTGAAGGAGCAACGCCCACAAA TTCCGAGCCACCAA ACTTCTTGTGTGCTGTGGAGGAGCCACCATATCT GGAGCAGGAGGCTGATTTAACAGAGTTGGAACTCTTTCCTCCCCCACCTCTATATGCTGACACTTTATAA
- the si:ch211-188c16.1 gene encoding uncharacterized protein si:ch211-188c16.1 isoform X1: protein MEERPINFKALMAKFQEEALLAQSKTSRPAVAEKPKLLPPPGGPCSSTVTSINSAVEHKIAGVVFRDGLGASGSKRPISFPPLPQKTSPSPPFTNGDSTTRQSLKERHMPLVLPFLSVKEQKSESQMKREQKLESEQGKEVLPPPKIKKKGLLLPFKSAKAAKVSTENGEDPTYAELTTRPASAPGELPSVEKLTTEEGSSIHNDQSTAERPLSSPDVMTSPYPVETNALENKIISTLERAKKKFSCQPMLISTKAKSLLSPDHTSRVKAVYSPPENNESVKSDLNTSPPVCLPHIACISARPFSKANNCARKSPLDKQFSRDKAQPFSVRAVEPFPPSVPLRKPLPDLKSLGPPPAKPRRPPLVDLIRYYTVNEVSPGLSQGLPDDPESERPSISNTVLDAPDFPDFENSETETAVRDAVDIAGLELEALTLVSTQLLLPPDFEVTDFKEPQLDSLVGHPTEPSLYSVNQELNLGSHSIIPLDPASFPEPTNLSEFLEPVAPEQWSQSEEVIVDLSSNSPADENDLGAAEGHSATEETESSNPVVLKNGIQQHTSVYQQDIYFDRSDNLYEDVDINKHILGHNARKRNLSLKNPYAESQPMKEEMCPIMWSRNSRKERQSPNVADHKEQKKKEKQRLEKEKKEQKEREKKENEMKKKFKVTGHEEPMYHAKVMVASKVRKNDLPVKSGDTVSIIRTTNCPKGKWLARDTNQKYGYISVMNVELNIKDMLELGKKAQAAGRGGNVEADTISIGSRSSNHPVLTSSCEFTDDSEEWSCEDETLSPSNESHCPRQTSSMPDMSCGHVSAQHTLSDANLEDLHTQNRHEALQKLAIFFQHSKDEFADVLDGEGATPTNSEPPNFLCAVEEPPYLEQEADLTELELFPPPPLYADTL, encoded by the exons ATGGAAGAG CGACCAATCAACTTCAAAGCTTTGATGGCCAAGTTTCAAGAAGAGGCCCTTCTGGCTCAATCCAAAACCAGTCGACCAGCTGTTGCAGAGAAACCCAAACTCCTTCCACCTCCTGGCGGTCCCTGCAGCTCCACTGTTACCAGCATTAACAGTGCTGTAGAACACAAGATTGCTGGGGTCGTCTTCAGAGATGGACTCGGGGCATCTGGCAGCAAGCGACCAATTTCCTTTCCACCACTACCTCAGAAGACTTCCCCCTCACCTCCATTTACCAATGGAGACAGTACAACAAGGCAGTCCCTCAAAGAGCGACACATGCCTTTGGTGCTCCCATTCCTGTCAGTGAAAGAGCAGAAGTCAGAATCACAGATGAAAAGGGAGCAGAAACTGGAGTCTGAGCAAGGAAAAGAGGTCCTGCCACCACCTAAAATCAAAAAGAAGGGTTTGCTGCTTCCATTCAAGTCAGCCAAAGCAGCAAAAGTCAGTACAGAAAATGGAGAAGATCCCACATATGCTGAGTTGACCACTAGACCTGCTAGTGCTCCTGGTGAGTTGCCCTCTGTGGAAAAACTAACCACAGAAGAGGGGAGCTCGATTCATAACGACCAGTCGACCGCTGAGCGCCCCCTTTCGAGCCCAGATGTTATGACCTCCCCTTATCCTGTGGAGACAAATGCGCTCGAAAACAAAATCATTAGCACCTTGGAGAGGGCCAAGAAGAAGTTCTCATGCCAGCCGATGTTGATCTCCACCAAAGCCAAGAGCTTACTTTCCCCTGACCACACCTCAAGAGTCAAGGCAGTCTATTCGCCAccagaaaacaatgaaagtgTTAAGTCTGACCTAAATACATCCCCACCAGTTTGTCTTCCACACATTGCTTGTATTTCAGCCCGGCCATTCTCCAAAGCCAACAACTGTGCACGCA AGTCTCCATTGGATAAGCAGTTTAGCAGGGATAAAGCTCAACCTTTCTCTGTGAGAGCTGTTGAACCTTTTCCACCCTCTGTTCCTCTGAGGAAGCCTCTGCCTGACCTGAAGTCACTGGGGCCTCCTCCAGCAAAGCCCCGCAGACCTCCATTAGTGGATCTCATCCGCTACTACACAGTCAATG AGGTGTCACCAGGTCTTAGCCAAGGTCTACCTGATGATCCAGAATCTGAGCGCCCATCAATCTCCAACACTGTACTGGATGCTCCTGATTTTCCAGACTTTGAGAATTCCGAGACTGAGACCGCAGTGAGAGATGCTGTTGATATTGCAGGGTTAGAACTGGAGGCTTTAACTTTAGTCAGCACCCAACTTCTTTTACCACCTGACTTTGAGGTCACCGACTTTAAAGAACCACAACTTGACTCATTGGTGGGTCATCCCACAGAGCCCAGTTTGTACTCTGTCAACCAAGAACTGAACCTTGGCAGTCACAGCATAATACCCCTGGATCCAGCCAGCTTTCCTGAACCAACAAACCTTTCAGAGTTCTTAGAGCCTGTTGCACCAGAGCAGTGGTCTCAGAGTGAGGAGGTGATTGTAGACCTCTCTTCTAACTCTCCAGCTGACGAGAATGATCTGGGAGCTGCTGAGGGCCACTCTGCCACCGAGGAAACTGAGTCTAGTAACCCTGTAGTGTTGAAGAATGGCATACAGCAACATACAAG tgTTTATCAGCAGGACATTTACTTTGACAGGTCTGACAATCTGTATGAGGATGTAGACATCAACAAGCACATCCTGGGCCACAACGCTCGGAAACGCAATTTAAGTCTGAAGA ATCCATATGCTGAGAGCCAACCTATG AAGGAGGAGATGTGTCCTATCATGTGGTCGCGGAATTCCCG CAAGGAACGCCAAAGCCCCAACGTTGCTGACCATaaggaacagaagaagaaggagaagcagcggctggagaaggagaaaaaggagcaaaaggaaagagagaagaaggaaaacgaaatgaaaaaaaagttcaaa GTGACGGGTCACGAGGAGCCAATGTATCACGCAAAGGTCATGGTGGCCAGTAAGGTTCGCAAGAATGACCTGCCTGTGAAGAGTGGGGACACAGTCAGCATCATCCGCACCACCAACTGCCCCAAAGGCAAATGGCTGGCCCGAGACACTAACCAAAAAT ATGGTTATATTTCAGTCATGAATGTGGAGCTGAATATCAAGGATATGCTGGAACTTGGCAAAAAGGCCCAAGCAGCAGGACGAGGTGGCAATGTGGAAGCAGATACTATAAGCATTGGGAGCAG atctTCAAATCATCCTGTATTAACAAGCAGCTGTGAGT TCACAGATGACAGCGAGGAGTGGTCCTGTGAAGATGAGACTCTCTCACCCTCCAACGAAAGCCA CTGTCCCAGGCAGACTTCTTCCATGCCTGACATGT CTTGTGGCCATGTCAGCGCTCAGCACACTCTGAGCGATGCCAACCTGGAGgacctacacacaca GAACAGACATGAAGCTCTGCAGAAACTAGCCATCTTCTTCCAACACAGCAAAGATGAATTTGCTGATGTTCTCGATGGTGAAGGAGCAACGCCCACAAA TTCCGAGCCACCAA ACTTCTTGTGTGCTGTGGAGGAGCCACCATATCT GGAGCAGGAGGCTGATTTAACAGAGTTGGAACTCTTTCCTCCCCCACCTCTATATGCTGACACTTTATAA
- the LOC113171621 gene encoding phospholipid phosphatase 3-like isoform X2, translated as MQRCLIYEKTMAAQTRNGGSNNSCKDHSRRKLLVGVDLFCLFLVLLVAVFLHKSPFPPYQRGFFCNDDSITLPFKSSTVSNTVLTAVGVIVPVVSIVIGESYRIYFLNEGSKSFVGNPYISALYKQVGVFIFGCAISQSFTDIAKVSVGRMRPHFLDVCKPDFSTINCSLGYITDYECQGPESKVQEARKSFFSGHASFSMYTMLYLVFYLQSRFTWHGARLLRPLTQFTLIMMSFYTGLSRVSDHKHHPTDVLAGFVQGALVAYCVVFFVSDLFKPKGRRSTLLPTPVKKELVPPADIRERSNHLIMA; from the exons atgcAACGTTGTTTGATCTATGAGAAAACGATGGCAGCGCAGACGAGGAACGGCGGGAGCAACAATAGCTGCAAAGACCACAGCAGGAGAAAGCTGCTGGTCGGAGTGgacctcttctgtctcttcttag TGTTGCTTGTTGCCGTGTTTTTGCACAAATCTCCCTTCCCGCCTTACCAAAGAGGATTCTTCTGCAATGACGACAGCATCACACTGCCCTTTAAGAGCAGCACAGTGTCCAACACAGTGCTCACAGCCGTGGGCGTCATTGTGCCTGTGGTCTCA ATTGTCATTGGAGAGAGTTACAGGATCTACTTTCTGAATGAGGGATCCAAATCTTTTGTAGGCAACCCCTACATTTCCGCCCTCTACAAGCAGGTTGGAGTGTTCATCTTCGGCTGTGCCATCAGCCAGTCCTTCACTGACATTGCTAAAGTGTCAGTGGGCCGTATGCGCCCCCACTTCCTCGATGTGTGCAAACCTGACTTCTCCACTATCAACTGTTCCCTGGGATACATCACTGACTATGAGTGTCAGGGGCCAGAGAGCAAAGTTCAGGAGGCCAG gaagtcttttttttctggacATGCATCGTTCTCCATGTACACCATGCTGTATCTGGTG TTTTACCTGCAGTCTCGTTTCACCTGGCATGGAGCCCGCCTGCTGCGCCCCCTGACCCAGTTTACCCTCATCATGATGTCTTTTTACACCGGCTTGTCTCGTGTCTCTGATCACAAGCACCATCCCACTGATGTCCTGGCGGGTTTTGTACAGGGAGCCCTTGTGGCCTACTGTGTA GTATTCTTTGTGTCAGACTTGTTCAAGCCCAAAGGTAGACGTTCTACACTTTTGCCAACTCCAGTGAAGAAAGAACTGGTTCCTCCAGCAGACATCAGAGAACGAAGCAACCACCTCATCATGGCATAG
- the LOC113171621 gene encoding phospholipid phosphatase 3-like isoform X1, with protein MQRCLIYEKTMAAQTRNGGSNNSCKDHSRRKLLVGVDLFCLFLAGLPFLVIETSAVQPYRRGFYCDDESIKYPAKNGDTISDGVLSAAGILITILSIVIGESYRIYFLNEGSKSFVGNPYISALYKQVGVFIFGCAISQSFTDIAKVSVGRMRPHFLDVCKPDFSTINCSLGYITDYECQGPESKVQEARKSFFSGHASFSMYTMLYLVFYLQSRFTWHGARLLRPLTQFTLIMMSFYTGLSRVSDHKHHPTDVLAGFVQGALVAYCVVFFVSDLFKPKGRRSTLLPTPVKKELVPPADIRERSNHLIMA; from the exons atgcAACGTTGTTTGATCTATGAGAAAACGATGGCAGCGCAGACGAGGAACGGCGGGAGCAACAATAGCTGCAAAGACCACAGCAGGAGAAAGCTGCTGGTCGGAGTGgacctcttctgtctcttcttag CCGGCCTGCCTTTCTTGGTCATAGAGACCAGCGCAGTTCAGCCTTACCGTAGAGGGTTTTACTGCGATGATGAGTCCATCAAGTACCCGGCCAAAAATGGAGACACCATTAGCGACGGTGTGCTTAGCGCTGCTGGCATTCTTATCACCATCCTCTCT ATTGTCATTGGAGAGAGTTACAGGATCTACTTTCTGAATGAGGGATCCAAATCTTTTGTAGGCAACCCCTACATTTCCGCCCTCTACAAGCAGGTTGGAGTGTTCATCTTCGGCTGTGCCATCAGCCAGTCCTTCACTGACATTGCTAAAGTGTCAGTGGGCCGTATGCGCCCCCACTTCCTCGATGTGTGCAAACCTGACTTCTCCACTATCAACTGTTCCCTGGGATACATCACTGACTATGAGTGTCAGGGGCCAGAGAGCAAAGTTCAGGAGGCCAG gaagtcttttttttctggacATGCATCGTTCTCCATGTACACCATGCTGTATCTGGTG TTTTACCTGCAGTCTCGTTTCACCTGGCATGGAGCCCGCCTGCTGCGCCCCCTGACCCAGTTTACCCTCATCATGATGTCTTTTTACACCGGCTTGTCTCGTGTCTCTGATCACAAGCACCATCCCACTGATGTCCTGGCGGGTTTTGTACAGGGAGCCCTTGTGGCCTACTGTGTA GTATTCTTTGTGTCAGACTTGTTCAAGCCCAAAGGTAGACGTTCTACACTTTTGCCAACTCCAGTGAAGAAAGAACTGGTTCCTCCAGCAGACATCAGAGAACGAAGCAACCACCTCATCATGGCATAG